In Arthrobacter sp. B3I4, the following proteins share a genomic window:
- a CDS encoding branched-chain amino acid ABC transporter permease, which translates to MSSVLPVTRKPVTRNRAGRTVLVVVVALALLVAPLVLPAFANQTLIRIGVYAVAVLGLNIVMGYTGQVNLGQIFFLGLGAYVTAYGVKQGWNIVLVFVLACVIAGIVGLLVALAAARLGGLAIAMVTIALPIVGVPLAKRLDEFTGGSQGISARFTDAPDWSGLYNDQWQFYIILLVTAAAFLLGRNLVRGKYGRAFGVVRENEAVAASMGVSPYRTKVLAFTLASIFGGASGFLYLAAVQYTSPETLSFGHSITLLAAMVIGGAGSITGSLIGGAYYVLVPLLTNAIDPSFTTASQGAILLLVLFLLPEGLVSLPRVVRRLTRGPTKRPVPGNPQQPAPARRPVPEDAPEGLEQPERHDRS; encoded by the coding sequence ATGAGCAGCGTACTGCCGGTCACCCGAAAGCCGGTCACCCGAAACAGGGCCGGGCGGACCGTCCTCGTTGTCGTCGTTGCGCTTGCGCTGCTGGTCGCCCCCCTCGTCCTGCCGGCGTTCGCCAACCAGACCCTGATCCGGATCGGCGTCTACGCCGTCGCGGTGCTGGGGCTCAACATCGTCATGGGCTACACCGGGCAGGTGAACCTGGGGCAGATCTTCTTCCTTGGACTCGGCGCCTATGTCACCGCGTACGGGGTGAAACAGGGCTGGAACATCGTCCTGGTCTTCGTGCTGGCGTGCGTCATCGCGGGCATCGTCGGGCTGCTCGTAGCACTTGCGGCGGCCCGGCTGGGCGGACTCGCCATCGCGATGGTCACCATCGCGCTGCCCATCGTCGGTGTTCCGCTCGCCAAGCGGCTCGACGAATTCACCGGCGGTTCCCAGGGCATCTCGGCCCGTTTCACCGACGCGCCCGACTGGTCCGGCCTGTACAACGACCAGTGGCAGTTCTACATCATCCTGCTGGTGACAGCGGCCGCGTTCCTGCTCGGCCGCAACCTGGTGCGCGGCAAGTACGGCCGCGCATTCGGCGTCGTACGGGAAAACGAGGCCGTGGCAGCGTCGATGGGTGTGTCGCCTTACCGCACTAAGGTGCTCGCGTTCACGCTCGCCTCGATCTTCGGCGGAGCCAGCGGATTCCTGTATCTGGCAGCCGTGCAGTACACCTCGCCGGAGACCCTGAGCTTCGGCCACTCCATCACGCTGCTCGCAGCCATGGTCATCGGCGGCGCCGGAAGCATTACGGGGTCGCTCATCGGCGGCGCCTACTACGTTCTGGTTCCGCTACTCACAAACGCGATCGACCCCAGCTTCACCACCGCCAGCCAGGGCGCGATCCTCCTGCTGGTGCTGTTCCTGTTGCCTGAAGGGTTGGTGAGCCTTCCGCGGGTGGTCCGCCGGCTCACCCGCGGTCCCACCAAACGCCCTGTACCCGGGAATCCCCAGCAGCCCGCTCCCGCGCGTCGTCCGGTTCCGGAAGACGCGCCGGAGGGACTCGAACAACCAGAGAGGCACGATCGATCATGA
- a CDS encoding ABC transporter substrate-binding protein, whose amino-acid sequence MKLRKKSDGVLGVVAMASIVALSLSGCTRDSGGQGGGSGSSPGITDSSITLGITTPLSGATAGPGTCTVAGVTAYFGALNAAGGVKFGDGKTRTVNIKTYDDGYDPQKSLANFQQMVSDNVFAATAGLGTPTNRAFREAAISQKVPQVLVMTGDPLFSDRKQSAWQLGFVPIYQNEGAAFGKLLAASKDQHKVAILSQNDDYGKGYVQGFKDAIKGASNISVVGEQTYEATDTSVDAQLTQLASSGADVVFNAMSITPLAIASLQKAQQIGWKPSWFLPSNTSSPTAILEPGRATAYPGIYSVSFAKAPQSPTFAKDPDVVKFLADLKQYGKYPDMPAFPHCMWSYMVGATLEQAFKNMNAPTRDSFMTSLRNIKGLQAPLMLSGTSVDTTVDGQPAVSSVLVQKYNGKGYATVENFG is encoded by the coding sequence ATGAAGCTCAGGAAAAAGTCAGACGGGGTCCTCGGCGTCGTCGCGATGGCATCCATCGTGGCACTCTCCCTCTCGGGGTGTACCCGGGACAGCGGCGGCCAGGGCGGCGGGTCGGGATCGTCCCCGGGCATCACCGACTCCTCAATTACGCTCGGCATCACCACCCCGCTCAGTGGCGCGACTGCCGGTCCCGGAACCTGCACGGTTGCCGGCGTAACCGCCTACTTCGGTGCGCTGAACGCGGCGGGCGGGGTGAAATTCGGTGACGGAAAAACCCGGACCGTGAACATCAAGACCTACGACGACGGGTACGACCCGCAAAAATCGCTGGCGAACTTCCAGCAGATGGTGTCCGACAATGTCTTCGCGGCCACGGCCGGCCTGGGGACGCCCACGAACCGGGCCTTCCGGGAGGCCGCCATCAGCCAGAAGGTCCCGCAGGTGCTGGTGATGACCGGTGATCCGCTCTTCAGCGACCGCAAGCAAAGCGCCTGGCAGCTCGGGTTCGTGCCGATCTACCAGAACGAGGGTGCCGCCTTCGGCAAGCTGCTGGCCGCATCCAAGGACCAGCACAAGGTGGCCATCCTGTCGCAGAACGATGACTACGGCAAGGGTTACGTGCAGGGTTTCAAGGATGCCATCAAGGGAGCGTCGAACATCTCGGTGGTCGGGGAACAGACCTACGAGGCCACGGATACGTCCGTGGATGCGCAGCTGACCCAGTTGGCGTCGTCGGGAGCCGACGTCGTCTTCAACGCCATGTCGATCACGCCGCTGGCGATCGCGTCGCTGCAGAAGGCGCAGCAGATCGGCTGGAAGCCCAGCTGGTTCCTGCCGTCAAACACCTCCAGCCCCACCGCGATCCTTGAGCCGGGGCGGGCCACCGCCTATCCGGGCATCTACTCCGTGTCCTTCGCAAAGGCCCCGCAGAGCCCGACGTTCGCCAAGGATCCGGACGTAGTCAAGTTCCTCGCGGACCTCAAGCAGTACGGCAAATACCCGGACATGCCGGCCTTTCCGCACTGCATGTGGAGCTACATGGTGGGTGCCACGCTGGAGCAGGCGTTCAAGAACATGAACGCCCCGACGAGGGACAGCTTCATGACGTCCCTGCGCAATATCAAAGGACTGCAGGCGCCGCTGATGCTCTCCGGCACGTCGGTGGACACGACGGTTGACGGCCAGCCGGCCGTATCGTCGGTGCTCGTGCAGAAGTACAACGGCAAGGGCTACGCCACGGTGGAGAACTTCGGCTAG
- a CDS encoding exo-alpha-sialidase: MATSESFLLAIGTKKGLWLATSPDRQNWSLTGPHFLMSEIPSVGIDTRDGRTRILVGVRSEHWGPTVFHSDDLGATWSEPENGAIRFPEDTDAALERVWQIHPDADSRPGVVWAGCEPISVWKSTDGGEHFELNRGLWDHPHRGEWGAGYGGAAAHSIVVNPDGDKVHVAMSTGGVYRSIDGGASWEPRNKGISAYFMPDPNPEFGQCVHKIAADAAVDGRLYAQNHHGVYRSDDGGENWQSIAEGLPADFGFVMLTHPRRAGTAWVIPLKADGERIPPDGKLAVHRTDDAGASWKRLDSGLPQAEFNSVLRDAACVDGAEPAGVYFGTRGGSVYASADEGEHFTEVAAHLPDVLCVRAAAVAQVPVPAAERSGAAVSA, translated from the coding sequence ATGGCAACCTCTGAGAGTTTCCTCCTCGCGATCGGTACCAAAAAGGGCCTCTGGCTGGCTACCAGTCCGGACCGCCAAAATTGGTCCTTGACTGGCCCCCACTTCCTGATGAGCGAGATCCCCAGTGTCGGCATCGACACGCGCGATGGCCGGACCCGGATCCTGGTGGGCGTCCGCTCGGAGCACTGGGGGCCCACCGTCTTTCACTCCGACGACCTCGGAGCGACCTGGAGCGAGCCCGAAAACGGAGCCATCCGTTTTCCCGAGGACACGGATGCCGCACTGGAGCGGGTCTGGCAGATCCATCCTGACGCGGATTCACGCCCCGGTGTGGTGTGGGCCGGCTGCGAGCCGATATCGGTCTGGAAATCCACCGACGGCGGTGAGCATTTCGAGTTGAACCGCGGCTTGTGGGACCACCCGCACCGGGGTGAGTGGGGGGCCGGTTACGGTGGCGCCGCGGCGCACTCGATCGTGGTCAACCCCGACGGCGACAAAGTGCACGTGGCCATGAGCACCGGCGGGGTCTACCGTTCAATCGACGGCGGCGCCTCCTGGGAGCCGCGGAACAAGGGCATCTCGGCTTACTTCATGCCCGATCCCAACCCGGAGTTCGGCCAGTGCGTCCACAAGATCGCCGCGGACGCCGCCGTCGACGGCCGCTTGTACGCGCAGAACCACCACGGCGTTTACCGCAGTGACGATGGCGGCGAGAACTGGCAGTCAATTGCCGAAGGGCTGCCGGCCGACTTCGGCTTTGTCATGCTGACGCATCCGCGCCGGGCGGGCACGGCCTGGGTCATCCCGCTGAAGGCCGACGGCGAACGGATCCCGCCGGACGGAAAGCTCGCCGTCCACCGTACCGACGACGCCGGGGCCAGTTGGAAGCGGCTGGATTCCGGGCTGCCGCAGGCGGAGTTCAACTCCGTCCTGCGCGATGCCGCCTGCGTGGACGGGGCCGAACCCGCCGGCGTGTACTTCGGCACCCGCGGCGGCAGCGTCTACGCCAGTGCCGACGAGGGGGAGCACTTCACGGAGGTGGCCGCCCACCTGCCGGACGTGCTGTGCGTTCGGGCGGCGGCGGTTGCCCAGGTGCCGGTCCCTGCCGCAGAGCGCTCCGGGGCCGCGGTTTCCGCGTGA
- a CDS encoding heavy-metal-associated domain-containing protein has product MSTVSTTIEVSGMTCGHCVSSVSEELESLAGVENVDVDLNAGGISTVTITSATALSPSEIGEAVAEAGYLVVANEA; this is encoded by the coding sequence ATGAGCACCGTATCCACCACCATTGAAGTTTCCGGCATGACCTGCGGCCACTGCGTATCTTCCGTGTCCGAAGAACTCGAATCGCTTGCCGGCGTCGAAAACGTCGACGTGGACCTCAACGCCGGGGGGATTTCCACCGTGACGATCACCTCGGCCACGGCGCTCTCCCCGTCCGAAATCGGAGAAGCAGTCGCCGAAGCCGGATACCTGGTCGTCGCGAACGAGGCCTGA
- a CDS encoding branched-chain amino acid ABC transporter permease — protein sequence MGTFIQLVVDGLSAGSIYAALALAIVLVNQATGLINFAQGGLAVLSAYIAYAFVQFGLPLIAGIILAVVISFFIGALVERFLVRRFERGDPDTAVVVTIGLLTLVTGITAIIWSYNNLGFPSLFPLSSVDILGAVVSVRSLATTVTILVIMVLLQLLFLRTKLGLALRAVADSPASAALSGLPVGRLLMVGWGLAATLGAIAGVLVAPQLTLTPGMLDTALVYALAAVILGGLSSPLGCVVAASAIGVLENLVAVYIPLIGHDLKIAVPFVLIFVILILRPQGLFGRKVVVRV from the coding sequence ATGGGAACCTTTATCCAGCTCGTAGTGGACGGCCTCTCAGCCGGGTCCATCTACGCGGCACTGGCCCTGGCGATCGTGCTGGTGAACCAGGCGACGGGCCTGATCAATTTCGCGCAGGGCGGCCTGGCGGTACTGTCGGCCTACATCGCCTACGCCTTCGTGCAATTCGGACTGCCGTTGATCGCTGGCATCATCCTCGCAGTGGTGATCTCGTTCTTTATCGGCGCACTGGTGGAGCGTTTCCTGGTCCGCCGGTTCGAACGCGGCGACCCGGACACCGCCGTCGTGGTCACGATCGGCCTGCTGACCCTGGTCACCGGTATCACCGCCATCATCTGGAGCTACAACAACCTCGGGTTCCCGTCACTCTTTCCGCTCAGCAGCGTGGATATCCTCGGCGCTGTGGTGAGCGTCCGCTCGCTGGCCACCACGGTGACCATCCTCGTGATCATGGTGCTGCTGCAGCTGTTGTTCCTCCGCACCAAACTCGGCCTCGCCCTCCGCGCAGTGGCCGACAGCCCGGCGTCGGCGGCGTTGTCCGGGCTTCCGGTGGGGCGGCTGCTGATGGTTGGCTGGGGTCTCGCCGCAACCCTCGGCGCCATCGCCGGAGTTCTGGTCGCGCCGCAGCTGACCCTGACCCCGGGCATGCTGGACACCGCGCTGGTCTACGCGCTCGCAGCCGTCATCCTCGGCGGCCTGAGCAGCCCGCTCGGCTGCGTTGTGGCCGCCTCGGCCATCGGCGTCCTGGAGAACCTCGTGGCGGTGTACATTCCACTGATCGGCCACGACCTGAAAATCGCCGTGCCGTTTGTCCTCATCTTTGTCATCCTCATCCTCCGTCCGCAGGGCCTGTTCGGCCGAAAAGTCGTGGTGAGGGTCTGA
- a CDS encoding aminomethyl transferase family protein — translation MAPKNLQEVLDASRGAVDLLRNSQIGSYIYPVVPADFQNWIKEQTAWRQTAVLYDQSHHMDNLFMKGSDAIKLITSTAINSTAMFPVNKAKQYVPTTESGHVIGDGILFREGEDEYTYVGRSPAANWLLYHGETGGFSNLDISVDRRSPSRPYGHPVDRQYYRFQIQGPNAWQVIEKLNGGPLEQLKFFNMSTMTIDGTTVRTLRHGMAGAPGLEVWGPYADHDRIRDAIVTAGAEFGLVPVGSRAYPSNTLESGWIPSPLPAIYTGEAERGYREWLPADGYEATGTLAGSFVSENIEDYYLTPWELGYGSFVKFDHDFIGRDALERMDKASQRKKVTLAWDAEDVTAIYASLFNVEGPSYKFFDLPLANYGSANYDSVVDADGTVVGYSMFTGYSANERRALSLATIDPKVPEGTELKVVWGEPNGGTAKAAVEPHVQTEVRAVVSPVPYSTVARASYQGGWRTNYQPA, via the coding sequence GTGGCACCTAAGAATCTGCAGGAAGTTCTCGACGCGTCCCGCGGCGCGGTTGATCTGCTGCGCAACTCGCAGATCGGCTCATACATCTACCCGGTGGTTCCCGCCGACTTCCAGAACTGGATCAAGGAACAAACCGCCTGGCGCCAGACCGCCGTGCTGTACGACCAGTCCCACCACATGGACAACCTGTTCATGAAGGGCTCCGACGCAATCAAGCTGATCACGTCCACCGCGATCAACTCCACCGCCATGTTCCCCGTCAACAAAGCGAAGCAGTACGTCCCGACCACCGAGTCGGGGCACGTCATCGGCGACGGCATTCTTTTCCGCGAAGGGGAAGACGAGTACACCTACGTCGGCCGTTCCCCGGCAGCGAACTGGCTGCTCTACCACGGGGAAACAGGCGGCTTCAGCAACCTCGACATCAGCGTGGACCGCCGCTCCCCGTCGCGGCCTTACGGACACCCGGTGGACCGCCAGTACTACCGCTTCCAGATCCAGGGGCCGAACGCCTGGCAGGTGATCGAAAAGCTCAACGGCGGTCCGCTGGAGCAGTTGAAGTTCTTCAACATGTCGACCATGACGATCGACGGCACCACCGTGCGGACCCTCCGCCACGGCATGGCCGGCGCGCCCGGGCTGGAGGTCTGGGGCCCGTACGCGGACCATGACCGCATCCGGGACGCCATCGTCACGGCCGGCGCCGAGTTCGGCCTCGTCCCGGTCGGGTCCCGCGCCTATCCGTCGAACACACTGGAATCCGGCTGGATCCCCTCCCCGCTGCCGGCTATCTACACCGGGGAAGCGGAGCGCGGTTACCGTGAGTGGCTGCCCGCCGACGGTTACGAGGCAACCGGAACCCTGGCCGGGTCCTTCGTTTCCGAGAACATCGAGGACTACTACCTGACGCCGTGGGAGCTCGGCTACGGATCCTTCGTGAAGTTCGACCACGACTTCATCGGCCGGGACGCCCTGGAGCGGATGGACAAGGCATCCCAGCGCAAGAAAGTCACCCTGGCCTGGGACGCCGAGGACGTCACCGCGATCTACGCTTCGCTTTTCAATGTCGAAGGTCCCAGCTACAAGTTCTTCGACCTGCCGCTGGCCAACTACGGCTCGGCCAATTACGACTCCGTGGTCGACGCGGACGGAACGGTCGTCGGCTATTCGATGTTCACCGGCTACAGCGCGAACGAGCGGCGCGCCCTCTCGCTGGCAACGATCGACCCCAAGGTCCCCGAAGGCACGGAACTGAAGGTGGTCTGGGGCGAGCCGAATGGAGGCACCGCCAAGGCCGCCGTCGAACCGCACGTGCAGACCGAGGTGCGCGCCGTCGTCAGCCCCGTGCCCTACTCCACGGTCGCCCGCGCCAGCTACCAGGGCGGGTGGCGCACGAACTACCAGCCCGCCTAG
- a CDS encoding PadR family transcriptional regulator, with protein MSLRYALLALLRVGPLSGYELQKQFSASVGHVWHAPDSQIYPELRKMEAENLIEGEEQPRGQRATRRVYHVTADGDAAFLAWMQTPLEYARVRDPAHLRAAYLEAASPEAAREFFRRHGKQWEAELAQWEGELLRIAEVANPMLVRRLAATDPGDWERTIAFKRFTYEGLVDRARIEIAWAQRGLELVGELEASGGTAQPEASSA; from the coding sequence ATGAGCCTGCGCTACGCGCTGCTGGCGTTGCTGCGCGTCGGCCCGCTCTCCGGCTACGAACTGCAGAAGCAGTTCTCCGCGTCGGTGGGGCACGTGTGGCATGCCCCGGACTCCCAGATCTACCCCGAGCTACGCAAGATGGAAGCCGAGAACCTGATCGAGGGCGAAGAGCAGCCCCGGGGCCAGCGCGCCACCCGGCGCGTCTATCACGTCACGGCCGACGGCGACGCGGCCTTTTTGGCCTGGATGCAAACACCTCTGGAGTATGCCCGCGTCCGCGACCCCGCACATCTGCGCGCCGCGTACCTGGAAGCGGCGTCGCCGGAAGCTGCCCGAGAGTTCTTCCGGCGGCACGGCAAGCAATGGGAGGCCGAGCTCGCCCAGTGGGAAGGCGAACTACTGCGCATCGCCGAGGTCGCCAATCCCATGCTGGTGCGGCGCCTCGCCGCGACAGACCCCGGGGATTGGGAACGCACAATCGCGTTCAAACGCTTCACCTACGAGGGCCTCGTCGACCGGGCACGCATCGAAATCGCCTGGGCGCAGCGCGGGCTGGAACTGGTGGGCGAACTGGAAGCTTCCGGCGGCACCGCGCAGCCGGAAGCCTCCAGCGCCTGA
- a CDS encoding ABC transporter ATP-binding protein, whose amino-acid sequence MNLHFGGVKVLQDVSFDVEPGVILGLVGPNGAGKTSLFNCISGHYKPSSGSITINGTEVLGSAPSRLARLGLARTFQHPALRLNATVLENVLLGGHTRLPGGPVSWALRLPNTVRAERGIRTEALELLERAGLGWAADVPANELSHGLHKGVELWRAMLSRPALLLLDEPAAGLSHGEVEQLIATVKRIRAEQDTTIVVVEHHMGLISALTDQVVVLDHGRKLMAGTAAEAQSDPRVIEAYIGKDAADDAA is encoded by the coding sequence GTGAACCTGCACTTCGGCGGGGTCAAGGTGCTGCAGGACGTAAGCTTCGACGTCGAGCCCGGCGTCATCCTCGGCTTGGTGGGCCCCAACGGCGCCGGCAAGACGTCACTTTTCAACTGCATTAGCGGCCACTACAAGCCGAGCTCAGGTTCCATCACGATCAACGGCACCGAGGTGCTGGGCAGCGCCCCGTCCCGGCTCGCCCGGCTCGGGCTGGCGCGAACCTTCCAGCATCCGGCCCTGCGGCTGAATGCCACGGTCCTGGAAAATGTGTTGCTGGGCGGGCACACCCGGCTCCCCGGCGGCCCCGTGTCCTGGGCGCTGCGGCTGCCGAACACGGTGCGGGCGGAGCGCGGCATCCGCACCGAAGCCCTCGAACTCCTCGAGCGGGCGGGTCTTGGCTGGGCGGCAGACGTCCCGGCCAACGAACTTTCCCACGGCCTGCACAAAGGCGTTGAACTGTGGCGGGCCATGCTCTCCAGGCCGGCCCTGCTGCTGCTCGATGAGCCTGCGGCGGGACTGTCGCACGGGGAGGTGGAACAGCTCATCGCGACGGTGAAACGGATCCGCGCCGAGCAGGACACCACCATTGTCGTCGTCGAGCACCACATGGGCCTCATCTCAGCCCTCACCGATCAGGTCGTCGTCCTCGACCACGGGCGCAAACTCATGGCGGGCACCGCGGCCGAGGCGCAATCCGACCCGCGCGTGATTGAGGCCTACATCGGGAAGGACGCCGCCGATGACGCTGCTTGA
- a CDS encoding ABC transporter ATP-binding protein, giving the protein MTLLELSEVTASYGPVQVIDGVSLSVPEGGSVGILGANGAGKTTTLRAISGTVRTGGRITFDGRDIRGLRPDQVAALGIAHVPEGRGTLGQLSVRENLLVGAYLRKDRKAISADLDYCLDLFPQLKDRIGARAAALSGGEQQMLAVGRAFMAKPRLLLLDEASLGLAPSTAKTVYDAIRRLRRESGIAMVVVEQNANLAFSLVDTATVLETGRNALTGTSAELKGMDEIRRAYLGG; this is encoded by the coding sequence ATGACGCTGCTTGAGCTCTCCGAGGTAACCGCTTCCTATGGACCGGTCCAGGTGATCGACGGGGTCTCGCTCAGCGTGCCGGAGGGCGGCTCCGTCGGCATCCTCGGTGCCAACGGCGCGGGGAAAACCACCACACTGCGGGCGATCAGCGGGACCGTGCGGACCGGCGGACGGATCACCTTCGACGGACGCGACATCCGGGGCCTCCGCCCCGACCAGGTCGCCGCCCTCGGCATCGCCCATGTCCCGGAGGGCCGCGGAACCCTCGGGCAGCTGAGTGTCCGGGAGAATCTGCTCGTGGGGGCGTATCTTCGCAAGGACCGCAAGGCGATCTCCGCGGACCTGGATTACTGCCTGGACCTGTTTCCGCAGCTCAAGGACCGGATCGGCGCCCGGGCGGCAGCGCTGTCCGGCGGTGAGCAGCAGATGCTCGCAGTTGGCCGGGCTTTCATGGCGAAGCCCCGGCTGCTGCTGCTGGACGAGGCGTCGCTGGGGCTGGCGCCCAGCACCGCCAAAACTGTCTACGACGCAATCCGCCGGCTCAGGCGGGAGTCAGGGATTGCCATGGTGGTCGTCGAACAAAACGCCAACCTCGCTTTCTCCCTGGTGGACACGGCAACCGTGCTGGAAACGGGCCGCAACGCGTTGACCGGGACTTCCGCCGAACTCAAGGGCATGGACGAGATCCGCCGCGCCTACCTGGGGGGCTGA
- a CDS encoding MoaD/ThiS family protein codes for MAEISVLLPSVLAPLAGGQPVLTASADRPVTVGWLLDTVGGAFPALARRLRDETGAVRRYVNVYVAGTEIRRLQGLGTEVAPGQEVLIIQSVAGG; via the coding sequence ATGGCTGAGATCAGCGTGCTGCTTCCCAGTGTCCTGGCGCCACTGGCCGGCGGCCAGCCGGTCCTGACCGCGTCCGCGGACCGGCCGGTGACGGTCGGCTGGCTGCTCGACACGGTGGGCGGGGCCTTCCCGGCCCTGGCCCGGCGCCTGCGGGACGAGACCGGGGCTGTCCGCCGGTACGTGAACGTTTACGTGGCCGGCACGGAGATCCGCAGGCTGCAGGGGCTCGGCACCGAGGTGGCGCCGGGCCAGGAGGTCCTGATCATCCAATCCGTCGCCGGCGGCTAG
- the purU gene encoding formyltetrahydrofolate deformylase has protein sequence MALHTESLKDQSCLIVHGPDQPGIVAAVAALVTRNHGNIVTLDQYSSDPASGDFFQRVVFNRPDLAAAMPALEADLESTLAPLGLRWTLTDRSVPKRMAILVSTSDHCLLELLWRHRRGELPVTIPMVISNHTNTAEDVRSFGIPFFHVPSHGEDKSAAEAEILKLLDGNVDFVVLARYMQILSPGFLDGVGVPLINIHHSFLPAFIGAAPYRKAKARGVKLIGATSHYVTKDLDEGPIIEQDVARVTHAHSATDLQARGAYVERAVLSRAVQWHAEDRVVRHGNQTIVF, from the coding sequence ATGGCACTGCACACCGAATCCCTCAAGGACCAGTCCTGCCTGATCGTGCACGGCCCAGACCAGCCCGGGATTGTCGCGGCAGTGGCTGCCCTGGTCACCCGCAACCACGGCAACATCGTCACCCTGGACCAATACTCCTCCGACCCGGCGTCGGGCGATTTCTTCCAGCGGGTGGTGTTCAACCGGCCGGACCTGGCCGCTGCGATGCCCGCGCTCGAGGCTGATCTGGAGAGCACCCTGGCGCCCCTGGGGCTCCGCTGGACGCTCACCGACCGGTCCGTCCCCAAACGCATGGCCATCCTGGTGTCGACGTCGGACCACTGCCTGCTCGAACTGCTCTGGCGGCACCGGCGCGGCGAACTGCCAGTGACCATCCCGATGGTCATCTCCAACCACACGAATACCGCCGAGGACGTCCGCTCCTTCGGCATCCCCTTCTTCCACGTCCCGTCGCACGGCGAAGACAAGTCCGCGGCCGAAGCTGAAATCCTGAAACTGCTGGACGGCAACGTGGATTTCGTGGTGCTGGCGCGTTACATGCAGATCCTCTCCCCGGGTTTCCTGGACGGGGTGGGGGTGCCGCTGATCAATATCCACCATTCGTTCCTGCCCGCGTTCATTGGGGCTGCCCCGTACCGGAAGGCCAAGGCGCGCGGCGTCAAGCTGATCGGCGCGACGTCGCACTACGTGACCAAGGACCTCGACGAGGGTCCGATCATCGAACAGGACGTCGCCCGCGTGACGCACGCGCATTCGGCCACTGACCTCCAGGCCCGCGGCGCCTACGTGGAACGGGCCGTGCTCTCGCGGGCGGTGCAGTGGCATGCCGAGGACCGGGTGGTCCGGCACGGCAACCAAACCATCGTCTTCTGA
- a CDS encoding metal-sensitive transcriptional regulator, translating to MTEPEASMSAVAAEAPPQQHGYSNNKDAYLKRLRRIEGQVRGIARMVDDDKYCIDILTQVAAVTKALHAVSLGLVEEHIGHCVVGAAAEPDPELRAEAIDFKVKEATDAIGRLLR from the coding sequence ATGACTGAGCCAGAAGCTTCCATGTCGGCAGTCGCTGCTGAGGCCCCGCCCCAGCAGCACGGCTACTCGAACAACAAGGATGCGTACCTTAAGCGGCTAAGACGGATCGAGGGACAGGTCCGCGGCATTGCGCGGATGGTCGATGATGACAAGTACTGCATCGACATCCTGACCCAGGTCGCCGCGGTCACTAAGGCTCTGCACGCTGTCAGCCTCGGGCTGGTGGAAGAGCATATCGGCCACTGCGTCGTCGGCGCGGCGGCAGAACCGGACCCGGAGCTCCGGGCCGAAGCCATCGACTTCAAAGTCAAGGAGGCCACCGATGCCATCGGGCGCCTGCTGCGGTAG